One region of Oxalobacteraceae bacterium OTU3CAMAD1 genomic DNA includes:
- a CDS encoding adenylate/guanylate cyclase domain-containing protein has protein sequence MIRSLIACLAFLLTLVTAWAPSQTVSYFGNEWLRDTFLTLQQRHTPEPRVLVVDIDESSTAELGPWPWPRARIAELVETLLGHYGARGVALDIVFPDPADAGGDARLAMLSQHGPVVLAQAFDFQRNRPAPLREGELGGALSKTVVPAPAAVPATGYIGIHAGLAGAAKTGNIGFIPDADGVLRRVPLMTSFEGKYYPALTLALIDCCAGAPALPRPLPAQMRVGYTRDWSAYTVATAAEILKQQYASDAFRGRLVIVGSSSLGQGDRVATPLGGSRPGLGVQAAMLSTLLDIQAGTAPAPWPGTAVACVFAAAAALLGALAFPRLSAVSSVALLAALSLGWLAFAYVAIGHDPQLVATAPLATNLFLLAVAVPYQWQQSQRNSRRLLDTLRQYVAPEVVAELLRSDIDDPLKPRLLEVTTLIADMEGYTNHVESLPVEEAAALTRDFLDCLTGPVIALGGTLDKYTGDGLVAFWGAPLPNADHADLALEAARGIVARVAALSARRAGAGGRPLRVRIGIESGPAMAGDFGTSFRSIYTAVGDSVNTASRLESAARDFPHDVIIGTGTVERARRHQFVLLGERYLRGKEKPTTLFTFEPDMDVAIKTAPTHPSPPLDRAGSAA, from the coding sequence TTGATCCGTTCCCTGATCGCCTGCCTTGCCTTCCTGCTAACGCTGGTCACGGCGTGGGCGCCCAGCCAGACAGTGTCGTATTTCGGCAACGAATGGCTGCGGGATACCTTCCTCACGTTGCAACAGCGCCACACTCCGGAGCCGCGCGTGCTGGTGGTGGACATCGACGAAAGCAGCACGGCCGAGCTGGGACCATGGCCGTGGCCGCGCGCGCGCATCGCCGAATTGGTGGAAACCTTGCTCGGCCACTACGGCGCGCGCGGGGTGGCGCTCGACATCGTGTTCCCCGACCCGGCCGACGCCGGCGGCGACGCCCGCCTGGCCATGCTCTCGCAGCACGGCCCGGTGGTGCTGGCGCAGGCGTTCGACTTCCAGCGCAACCGCCCGGCGCCGTTGCGCGAGGGCGAACTGGGCGGCGCGCTGAGTAAAACCGTCGTCCCCGCCCCTGCGGCCGTGCCCGCAACCGGCTACATCGGCATCCACGCCGGCCTGGCCGGCGCCGCCAAGACCGGCAACATCGGTTTCATTCCCGACGCCGACGGCGTGCTGCGCCGGGTGCCGCTGATGACCAGCTTCGAAGGCAAGTACTACCCGGCGCTGACCCTGGCGCTGATCGACTGCTGCGCCGGCGCGCCGGCCTTGCCGCGCCCGCTGCCGGCGCAGATGCGGGTCGGCTACACGCGCGACTGGAGCGCCTACACGGTCGCCACCGCCGCCGAAATCCTCAAGCAGCAATACGCGTCCGACGCCTTCCGCGGCCGCCTCGTCATCGTCGGCTCCAGTTCGCTGGGCCAGGGCGACCGCGTCGCCACCCCGCTCGGCGGCAGCCGTCCGGGACTGGGCGTCCAGGCGGCCATGCTGTCGACCTTATTGGATATCCAGGCCGGCACGGCGCCGGCGCCGTGGCCGGGCACGGCCGTCGCCTGCGTGTTCGCGGCCGCCGCCGCGCTGCTGGGCGCGCTGGCGTTTCCGCGCCTGTCGGCCGTCTCCAGCGTGGCGCTGCTGGCGGCGCTGTCGCTGGGCTGGCTGGCGTTCGCCTACGTCGCCATCGGCCACGACCCGCAACTGGTGGCCACCGCGCCGCTGGCGACCAACCTGTTCCTGCTGGCCGTGGCCGTGCCCTACCAGTGGCAACAGTCGCAGCGCAACTCGCGCCGCCTGCTCGACACCCTGCGCCAGTACGTGGCGCCCGAGGTGGTCGCCGAGTTGTTGCGCAGCGACATAGACGACCCGCTCAAGCCGCGCCTGCTCGAGGTGACCACGCTGATCGCCGACATGGAGGGCTACACCAACCACGTCGAAAGCTTGCCGGTCGAAGAGGCGGCCGCGCTCACGCGCGACTTCCTCGATTGCCTGACCGGCCCCGTCATCGCCCTCGGCGGCACCCTGGACAAATACACCGGCGACGGGCTGGTGGCGTTCTGGGGCGCGCCGCTGCCCAACGCCGACCACGCCGATCTGGCGCTGGAGGCGGCGCGCGGCATCGTGGCGCGGGTCGCGGCCCTGAGCGCGCGGCGGGCGGGCGCGGGCGGGCGTCCGCTGCGGGTGCGCATCGGCATCGAGAGCGGACCGGCGATGGCGGGCGATTTTGGCACTTCGTTCCGAAGCATATATACTGCGGTCGGCGACAGCGTCAACACGGCGTCGCGGCTCGAGAGCGCGGCGCGGGACTTTCCGCACGATGTGATCATCGGCACGGGCACGGTCGAGCGCGCGCGCCGCCACCAATTCGTCCTGCTGGGTGAGCGTTATTTGCGTGGCAAGGAAAAACCGACCACACTTTTTACGTTCGAACCGGACATGGATGTAGCAATCAAGACCGCCCCGACGCACCCCTCGCCGCCGCTGGACCGGGCCGGATCGGCCGCATGA